The following proteins are co-located in the Scomber scombrus chromosome 2, fScoSco1.1, whole genome shotgun sequence genome:
- the LOC133997002 gene encoding dynactin subunit 6-like: MADKQNAQKSVKIAAGAVVCVESEIRGDVTIGPRTVVHPKARIIADAGPIVIGEGNLIEEQALIINSYPENITPDSEVEPKTMTIGINNVFEVGCVSQALKIGDNNVIESKADVGRNVILTSGCIIGAFCQVNTCEVIPENTVIYGSGCMRRVQTERPQPQTLQLDFLMKILPNYHHLKKTVKPGHTAN; the protein is encoded by the exons ATGGCAGATAAACAAAATGCCCAGAAAAG CGTCAAAATAGCCGCAGGCGCCGTAGTTTGTGTTGAAAGTGAAATCAGAGGAGATGTCACCATAG GCCCCAGAACAGTGGTCCACCCAAAAGCTCGCATCATTGCAGATGCAGGTCCCATTGTGATCGGAGAAGGCAATTTGATCGAGGAGCAAGCACTTATCATTAATAG TTACCCAGAAAACATCACACCAGATTCAGAAGTGGAACCAAAGACTATGACCATTGGTATCAACAACGTATTTGAAGTTGGCTGCG TGTCACAAGCCCTGAAAATAGGGGACAACAATGTGATAGAGTCAAAAG CTGACGTTGGTAGGAATGTGATCCTGACCAGTGGATGTATCATCGGGGCTTTCTGTCAGGTCAACACCTGTGAGGTCATCCCTGAGAACACGGTCATCTATGGCTCCGGATGTATGAGGCGGGTTCAGACAGAGAGACCACAG CCTCAGACTCTTCAGCTCGACTTTCTGATGAAGATTCTACCGAACTACCACCATTTAAAGAAAACTGTTAAACCAGGCCACACTGCTAACTGA
- the hgsnat gene encoding heparan-alpha-glucosaminide N-acetyltransferase, producing MTKGKFKETTKDTTSDVAVTQKSHSEMSKPAKVEMFYLAAIVLVIAVCVVPLTAEMSTSGFSYHKHRVLKMDQALLRVNNELDTELVVSWVSERCYQCLYQPLGVVLAKPSPGQPSSEDFIVGTQHGLTLQLNSTPINLELCTVPFHFGEQGNYSLWVKNLNDSSVVNCSIVTDADPVNSYIPILVAFLIFAGLALVFAIGRTILGLDVVKGILFRIGGTMETERLINSELGSPGRTVAPVTDNILPPSPSPSKRLRSLDTFRGISLVIMVFVNYGGGRYWFFRHESWNGLTVADLVFPWFVFIMGTSIALSVNSMLRAGATRSSLLRKVVWRSLQLFIIGVFIINPNYCQGPLSWDNLRIPGVLQRLAWSYLVVACLDLLVARAHLDIITTDAWWSPCLDILLYWPAWLCVLLLETIWLCLTFLLPVADCPNGYLGPGGIGDMGLYANCTGGAAGFIDRWLLGENHIYQTPSSRVIYATGMPYDPEGVLGSINSVFMAFLGLQAGKIILHYRDLHTSIVSRFLIWGLILGAISAVLTKCSTDQGFIPVNKNLWSLSYVTTLACFAFVLLVLVYYTVDVKKWWSGAPFYYPGMNSILVYVGHEVFEEYFPFRWHMANSQSHAEHLTQNLVATSCWVFISYVLYRKKIFWKI from the exons ATGACAAAAGGGAAATTCAAGGAAACCACAAAAGACACAACTTCAGATGTAGCAGTGACACAGAAAAGTCACAGCGAAATGTCAAAGCCCGCGAAGGTGGAGATGTTTTATCTTGCAGCTATAGTTTTGGTCATAGCCGTCTGCGTGGTACCATTGACAGCTGAAATGTCTACCT CTGGCTTCTCTTATCACAAGCACAGAGTCCTGAAAATGGATCAGGCACTTCTGAGAGTTAACAATGAGTTGGACACTGAATTAGTGGTGTCCTGGGTGTCAGAGCGCTGCTATCAG tgtttgtaCCAGCCGCTTGGGGTGGTCCTTGCTAAACCCAGTCCTGGTCAGCCCAGTTCAGAGGATTTCATTGTGGGCACTCAGCATGGACTCACACTACAGCTCAATAGCACTCCTATCAACTTGGAGCTCTGCAC GGTTCCCTTCCACTTTGGGGAGCAGGGGAACTACTCTCTGTGGGTGAAAAATTTGAACGACTCCTCAGTGGTCAACTGCTCCATAGTGACTGATGCAGACCCTGTCAACAGCTACATAC CAATCTTGGTAGCTTTTCTTATCTTTGCTGGACTGGCCTTGGTGTTTGCCATTGGAAGAACAATATTAGG ACTTGATGTAGTGAAGGGTATCCTCTTCCGAATTGGTGGCACTATGGAGACAGAGAGGCTCATCAACTCT GAACTGGGCTCCCCTGGCAGGACGGTGGCACCAGTTACTGACAACATCCTCCCTCCATCACCCAGCCCCAGCAAAAGGCTGCGATCTCTGGACACATTCAGAGG GATCTCTTTAGTAATTATGGTGTTTGTGAATTATGGAGGGGGGCGGTATTGGTTTTTCAGACATGAGAGCTGGAATG GCCTTACTGTTGCAGATCTGGTTTTCCCTTG GTTTGTGTTCATCATGGGGACATCCATCGCTCTTTCAGTCAACTCAATGTTACGTGCAGGTGCGACTCGCAGCTCACTGTTGAGAAAAGTTGTGTGGAGGagcctgcagctcttcatcattGGCGTCTTCATCATCAATCCAAATTACTGCCAGGGACCAT TATCGTGGGACAACCTGCGGATCCCAGGTGTGTTGCAGCGTCTGGCCTGGTCATACCTTGTTGTAGCCTGCTTGGATCTGTTGGTGGCGAGAGCTCACCTTGACATCATTACAACG GATGCATGGTGGTCCCCATGCCTTGATATCCTGCTGTACTGGCCAGCCTGGCTGTGTGTGCTTCTTTTGGAAACCATCTGGCTATGCCTCACTTTCCTACTTCCTGTAGCCGACTGCCCAAA TGGCTATCTCGGTCCAGGTGGCATTGGGGACATGGGTCTGTATGCCAACTGCACCGGTGGAGCAGCTGGGTTTATTGACCGTTGGCTGCTTGGAGAAAACCACATCTACCAGACTCCCTCGTCACGG GTGATTTATGCGACTGGCATGCCTTATGATCCTGAAGGTGTTCTTGGTAGCATCAACTCTGTCTTCATGGCTTTTCTTGGATTACAG gCGGGAAAGATAATCTTACACTACAGAGATCTCCATACAAGTATTGTGTCAAGGTTCCTCATATGGGGTCTCATACTG GGAGCCATTTCAGCGGTTCTGACTAAGTGTTCCACAGACCAGGGATTCATTCCTGTCAACAAGAATTTATG GTCTCTGTCCTATGTGACGACACTGGCCTGTTTTGCCTTTGTGCTGCTAGTGCTGGTCTACTACACAGTGGATGTAAAGAAGTGGTGGTCTGGAGCTCCTTTCTACTACCCCG GTATGAACTCCATCCTTGTGTATGTGGGCCATGAAGTGTTTGAGGAGTACTTCCCCTTCCGTTGGCACATGGCCAACAGTCAATCCCACGCTGAGCACCTCACGCAGAACCTTGTGGCTACTTCCTGTTGGGTCTTCATCTCCTATGTGCTCTACAGGAAGAAGATTTTCTGGAAAATTTAG